From the genome of Vigna angularis cultivar LongXiaoDou No.4 chromosome 11, ASM1680809v1, whole genome shotgun sequence, one region includes:
- the LOC108332836 gene encoding uncharacterized protein LOC108332836, producing MAEKEGGVVKKGHEEGLKLAASLLQEFELPEGLLPLEDVIEVGHVKGTGYMWIVQKKKVEHEFKKIKKLVSYDSEITGYVSKKKIKKLKGVKAKELMLWPPVSEITVDDPPTGKIHFKSLAGITKTFPVEAFAAGQ from the coding sequence ATGGCAGAAAAGGAAGGAGGGGTTGTAAAGAAGGGGCACGAGGAGGGTCTGAAACTTGCTGCTTCACTGCTGCAAGAGTTCGAGCTTCCAGAGGGGCTTCTGCCTCTGGAAGATGTGATCGAAGTAGGGCACGTGAAGGGCACGGGATACATGTGGATCGTGCAGAAGAAGAAGGTTGAGCACGAGTTCAAGAAGATAAAGAAGTTGGTGAGCTATGACAGTGAGATAACAGGGTACGTTtcgaagaagaagataaagaaactGAAGGGTGTGAAGGCGAAAGAGCTTATGCTATGGCCTCCTGTGAGTGAGATCACAGTGGATGACCCTCCGACAGGGAAGATCCACTTCAAGAGTCTCGCTGGTATCACCAAGACTTTCCCTGTTGAAGCTTTTGCTGCTGGCCAGTGA
- the LOC108332528 gene encoding bifunctional riboflavin kinase/FMN phosphatase yields MSCCCEFQGCDKGAKVLGVIFDLDGTLLDTERASRGVLNEFLARYGKELDREKEDKKRLGMTQKDTAAIMVTDYELPLTPDQFINEITPMYRERWAKAKALPGANRLIKHFQKNGVSVALASNSLREYIDAKISYHKGWKESFSVILGSDQVKAGKPSPYLFEEAAKKMGVDAINCLVIEDSLVGVKAANAAQMKIVAVPSQMEADCNGLANVVLHSLLEFQPELWGLPPFDDWLDDTLPIEPIHLSGLYVTGCLEESSDNATLALPDQAVGLYLGWAKIDTDRKFKILASINLDFSCVAYKRTRVYLVDSNSDLKQKQKMQISLVGYIRTWNNKELSSTAFDKLEEYKSIARASLDLPSFTCL; encoded by the exons ATGAGTTGCTGCTGTGAGTTTCAAGGCTGTGATAAAGGAGCCAAGGTTTTGGGTGTCATTTTTGACTTGGATGGCACCCTTCTGGATACTG AAAGGGCTAGTAGGGGTGTCTTGAATGAGTTTTTGGCTAGGTATGGAAAAGAACTGGACAGGGAGAAGGAAGACAAGAAGAGGTTGGGGATGACACAAAAGGACACAGCAGCTATAATGGTTACGGACTATGAACTTCCGTTGACACCCGATCAATTTATCAATGAAATCACTCCTATGTATAGGGAAAG GTGGGCAAAGGCCAAAGCACTACCTGGTGCGAATCGCCTAATCAAACATTTCCAGAAAAATGGAGTTTCAGTGGCTCTTGCCTCAAATTCCTTGCGAGAATACATAGATGCAAAAATTTCTTATCACAAAG gTTGGAAAGAAAGCTTTTCTGTAATTCTAGGAAGTGACCAAGTTAAAGCTGGGAAGCCTTCTCCATATTT ATTTGAAGAAGCTGCCAAGAAAATGGGTGTAGATGCAATTAATTGCCTGGTGATTGAGGATTCCTT GGTTGGCGTCAAGGCAGCCAATGCTGCACAAATGAAGATTGTGGCTGTCCCATCTCAAATGGAAGCTGATTGTAACGGGCTAGCAAATGTTGTTCTTCATTCACTTTTAGAGTTTCAACCTGAGCTATGGGGTCTTCCACCCTTTGATGACT GGTTAGATGACACATTACCTATTGAGCCAATTCATCTGAGTGGTTTGTATGTTACTGGATGTCTAGAGGAATCCTCAG ACAATGCAACACTAGCTCTTCCTGATCAAGCTGTCGGGCTTTACTTGGGATGGGCCAAGATCGATACAGATAGGAAATTCAAGATACTGGCTAGCATTAATTTGGACTTCTCCTGTGTTGCCTATAAAAGAACA CGTGTTTATCTTGTTGATTCAAACAGTGACCTGAAACAGAAGCAGAAGATGCAAATCAGTCTTGTTGGCTACATAAGAACGTGGAATAACAAG GAACTCTCTTCAACTGCTTTTGATAAACTCGAAGAGTACAAGTCTATTGCAAGAGCTTCACTGGATTTGCCATCATTCACTTGTTTATAG
- the LOC108334132 gene encoding 14-3-3-like protein D isoform X2, with amino-acid sequence MASSKDRDNFVYIAKLAEQAERYEEMVDSMKKVANLDVELTVEERNLLSVGYKNVIGARRASWRILSSIEQKEETKGNELNAKRIKEYRQKVELELSNICNDVMRVIDEHLIPSAAAGESTVFYYKMKGDYYRYLAEFKTGNEKKEAADQSMKAYESATTAAESDLPPTHPIRLGLALNFSVFYYEILNSPERACHLAKQAFDEAISELDTLNEESYKDSTLIMQLLRDNLTLWTSDIPEDGEDAQKVNGTAKLGGGEDAE; translated from the exons ATGGCTTCCTCCAAGGATCGTGACAACTTCGTCTACATCGCCAAGCTCGCGGAACAGGCTGAACGATACGAAG AGATGGTGGATTCGATGAAGAAGGTTGCGAATCTAGACGTTGAACTGACTGTTGAGGAGCGAAATTTGCTTTCTGTTGGATACAAGAATGTGATTGGTGCTCGGAGGGCGTCATGGAGGATCCTGTCTTCCATAGAGCAGAAGGAAGAGACAAAAGGGAATGAATTGAATGCGAAGCGAATTAAGGAGTACAGACAGAAGGTTGAATTGGAGCTTTCGAACATCTGTAATGATGTTATGAGGGTGATTGATGAACATCTTATTCCTTCGGCTGCAGCTGGTGAATCCACTGTGTTTTACTATAAGAT GAAAGGAGATTACTATCGTTATCTTGCTGAATTTAAGACCGGCAATGAGAAGAAGGAAGCTGCTGATCAGTCTATGAAAGCATATGAG TCTGCTACTACTGCAGCCGAGTCTGATTTACCACCCACACACCCCATCCGATTGGGTCTAGCTTTAAATTTCTCAGTCTTCTATTATGAAATCTTGAATTCCCCAGAAAG AGCTTGTCATCTTGCAAAGCAAGCTTTTGATGAAGCTATTTCTGAGCTGGACACCCTGAACGAGGAGTCATACAAAGATAGCACCTTAATCATGCAACTTCTCAGAGACAATCTAACTTTGTGGACTTCTGACATCCCTGAGGATGGAG AAGATGCGCAAAAAGTGAATGGCACTGCCAAACTTggtggaggtgaggatgcagAG tga
- the LOC108334132 gene encoding 14-3-3-like protein D isoform X1: protein MASSKDRDNFVYIAKLAEQAERYEEMVDSMKKVANLDVELTVEERNLLSVGYKNVIGARRASWRILSSIEQKEETKGNELNAKRIKEYRQKVELELSNICNDVMRVIDEHLIPSAAAGESTVFYYKMKGDYYRYLAEFKTGNEKKEAADQSMKAYESATTAAESDLPPTHPIRLGLALNFSVFYYEILNSPERACHLAKQAFDEAISELDTLNEESYKDSTLIMQLLRDNLTLWTSDIPEDGEDAQKVNGTAKLGGGEDAEVSNSFLFGMCNFIFV, encoded by the exons ATGGCTTCCTCCAAGGATCGTGACAACTTCGTCTACATCGCCAAGCTCGCGGAACAGGCTGAACGATACGAAG AGATGGTGGATTCGATGAAGAAGGTTGCGAATCTAGACGTTGAACTGACTGTTGAGGAGCGAAATTTGCTTTCTGTTGGATACAAGAATGTGATTGGTGCTCGGAGGGCGTCATGGAGGATCCTGTCTTCCATAGAGCAGAAGGAAGAGACAAAAGGGAATGAATTGAATGCGAAGCGAATTAAGGAGTACAGACAGAAGGTTGAATTGGAGCTTTCGAACATCTGTAATGATGTTATGAGGGTGATTGATGAACATCTTATTCCTTCGGCTGCAGCTGGTGAATCCACTGTGTTTTACTATAAGAT GAAAGGAGATTACTATCGTTATCTTGCTGAATTTAAGACCGGCAATGAGAAGAAGGAAGCTGCTGATCAGTCTATGAAAGCATATGAG TCTGCTACTACTGCAGCCGAGTCTGATTTACCACCCACACACCCCATCCGATTGGGTCTAGCTTTAAATTTCTCAGTCTTCTATTATGAAATCTTGAATTCCCCAGAAAG AGCTTGTCATCTTGCAAAGCAAGCTTTTGATGAAGCTATTTCTGAGCTGGACACCCTGAACGAGGAGTCATACAAAGATAGCACCTTAATCATGCAACTTCTCAGAGACAATCTAACTTTGTGGACTTCTGACATCCCTGAGGATGGAG AAGATGCGCAAAAAGTGAATGGCACTGCCAAACTTggtggaggtgaggatgcagAGGTGAGTAATTCTTTCTTGTTTGGTatgtgtaattttatttttgtttga